A single genomic interval of Petroclostridium xylanilyticum harbors:
- the nifU gene encoding Fe-S cluster assembly scaffold protein NifU, which translates to MYSEKVMDHFSNPRNVGEIENADAVGQVGNPKCGDIMKMYLKIDNGVITDVKFKTFGCGAAVATSSMATEMVKGKTIEEALKITNKAVADALDGLPPAKMHCSNLAEEAIKSAIQDYYKRQGLEEKAEEICNGCCEGCHADHEEA; encoded by the coding sequence ATGTATAGTGAAAAAGTTATGGATCATTTTTCTAATCCAAGAAATGTGGGAGAGATTGAAAATGCCGATGCCGTCGGACAGGTAGGCAATCCAAAGTGTGGCGACATCATGAAGATGTATTTGAAAATTGACAATGGTGTTATCACCGATGTAAAATTTAAAACCTTTGGCTGCGGCGCTGCTGTGGCTACTAGCAGTATGGCAACCGAGATGGTAAAAGGAAAAACAATTGAGGAAGCCTTGAAAATAACCAATAAAGCTGTTGCAGATGCATTGGACGGCCTGCCGCCGGCGAAAATGCACTGTTCAAATCTTGCAGAAGAAGCAATAAAATCTGCTATTCAAGATTATTATAAAAGACAGGGACTTGAAGAAAAAGCAGAAGAAATTTGCAATGGCTGCTGCGAGGGATGTCATGCAGACCATGAAGAAGCATAA
- the nifS gene encoding cysteine desulfurase NifS gives MDKFVYLDHSATTYVKDEVLQAMIPYFTEKFGNASSIYSLGRESKKAIEEAREKVAKALNCEAREIFFTASGTEADNWAIKGVAFANRNKGNHIITTAIEHHAVLHTCQYLEKEGFEVTYLPVDEYGMVSLERLREAITDKTILITIMFANNEIGTIQPIAEIGRIAREKGVYFHTDAVQAIGNIPIDVNEYNIDMLSLSAHKFYGPKGIGALYVRKGVKMHTFMQGGAQERGRRAGTENVAGIVGLGHAIELATKNIEAYNHKLRTLRDRLVKEVLEKIPYARLNGHPTQRLPGNANFSFEFIEGESLLLMLDMKGIAASSGSACTSGSLDPSHVLLAIGLPHEIAHGSLRLTFGDENTQEDVEYIMEVLPPIVERLREMSPLYEEVKRGVKNV, from the coding sequence ATGGATAAGTTTGTATATTTAGACCATTCTGCCACCACATATGTAAAAGATGAAGTATTGCAGGCAATGATTCCTTATTTTACAGAAAAATTCGGAAATGCATCCAGTATATATTCTTTGGGAAGAGAAAGCAAGAAAGCGATTGAAGAAGCCCGTGAAAAAGTAGCGAAAGCATTGAATTGTGAGGCCAGGGAAATATTTTTTACAGCTTCGGGAACCGAGGCTGACAACTGGGCAATAAAAGGTGTTGCCTTTGCCAATAGAAATAAAGGCAACCACATCATTACCACGGCAATTGAACACCATGCGGTTCTTCACACATGTCAGTACTTAGAGAAGGAAGGTTTTGAGGTTACCTATCTTCCTGTAGATGAATATGGAATGGTTTCGTTAGAACGATTACGAGAAGCTATTACCGATAAGACAATACTTATCACCATTATGTTTGCGAACAATGAAATTGGTACAATTCAACCTATTGCGGAGATAGGCAGAATTGCGAGGGAGAAAGGTGTTTATTTTCACACCGATGCTGTACAAGCAATAGGCAATATACCTATTGATGTAAATGAGTACAATATTGATATGCTTTCTCTGTCTGCACATAAGTTTTACGGACCAAAAGGAATTGGTGCTCTCTATGTCAGAAAAGGTGTGAAAATGCATACCTTTATGCAGGGCGGTGCGCAGGAAAGAGGAAGAAGAGCAGGAACGGAAAATGTTGCAGGTATTGTTGGGCTGGGCCATGCCATTGAGCTGGCTACAAAGAATATTGAGGCTTATAATCATAAACTTAGAACACTAAGGGATAGGCTGGTAAAAGAAGTTTTAGAAAAGATACCTTATGCAAGGTTAAATGGGCATCCTACCCAGCGCTTGCCGGGAAATGCCAATTTTTCCTTTGAATTTATAGAAGGTGAATCACTGCTGCTAATGCTGGATATGAAAGGAATTGCTGCTTCCAGTGGTTCCGCATGTACCTCGGGTTCTCTTGATCCATCTCACGTGCTGCTTGCCATCGGGTTGCCCCATGAGATTGCGCACGGATCATTAAGATTGACCTTCGGGGATGAAAATACTCAAGAAGATGTGGAGTATATCATGGAGGTGCTGCCTCCTATCGTAGAGAGACTGCGCGAAATGTCTCCGTTATATGAAGAAGTGAAAAGAGGGGTAAAGAATGTATAG
- a CDS encoding RrF2 family transcriptional regulator, with protein MRLSTKGRYGVKAMLDLAIHSAEGHIALKNIAERQDISEHYLEQLIATLRKAGLVKSVRGAQGGYTLAQEPSQITVGAILRALEGSLAPVDCVIEDEPIECANSSKCVTQKIWAKVRDSINQVVDSITLQDLIDDYKSMNSNNGYMYYI; from the coding sequence ATGAGGCTGTCTACTAAAGGAAGATATGGAGTTAAGGCAATGCTTGATTTAGCGATACATTCTGCAGAGGGACACATCGCATTAAAAAACATAGCTGAGCGTCAGGATATCTCAGAACACTATCTGGAGCAATTGATAGCGACTTTGCGAAAAGCAGGCTTGGTCAAAAGCGTCAGGGGTGCACAGGGGGGATACACTTTAGCACAAGAACCATCCCAGATTACTGTGGGTGCGATACTGCGAGCCCTGGAAGGGTCGCTGGCCCCGGTAGATTGTGTGATTGAAGATGAACCGATAGAATGTGCAAACTCGTCAAAGTGTGTAACTCAAAAAATTTGGGCCAAGGTTCGTGATAGTATAAATCAGGTTGTTGACTCTATCACTCTTCAAGATCTCATTGATGATTATAAATCAATGAATAGCAATAATGGTTATATGTATTATATTTAG
- a CDS encoding YkuS family protein yields the protein MVVAVQRGLESVKDKLRERGYDVVTFGEYNYPIDAVVYTGNGLETSYIKNNNMPNLASHTLGFGNIDRSYGVLLINATNKTIEEIDTILKRKVYSPLF from the coding sequence ATGGTTGTAGCAGTTCAGCGGGGATTAGAAAGTGTTAAGGATAAATTAAGGGAGAGAGGATATGATGTTGTCACTTTTGGAGAATATAATTATCCTATTGATGCTGTAGTTTATACCGGAAATGGACTTGAAACATCCTATATTAAAAATAATAATATGCCTAATCTGGCTTCCCACACGTTAGGTTTTGGAAATATTGACAGAAGCTACGGCGTATTGCTTATCAATGCTACGAATAAGACTATAGAAGAAATTGATACTATCTTAAAACGAAAAGTTTATAGTCCGCTTTTCTAA
- a CDS encoding ABC-ATPase domain-containing protein, whose translation MLTRQDLVKTLNRIDGKGYGAYKDLAGEYKFDNFILFIDHVQSDPFAPPSRIRIRVDMGVAQIPKELFGTKIRKIGLEDYFTREITSAIRKISSGITGTGKSGLIAIMQCGQEILERTSVIINEKFIEARLSIGLPARGRTVMGKEAEKIFCSQIPGIVSGSMLFKNINGEKARRQVELIEDQEYLRRQLLEKELVAFIANQSILPRESGISNKPLRNDSIVPFESPKELEVSFELPNHGPISGMGIKQGVTLIVGGGYHGKSTLLKSIERGVYNHIEGDGREYVITVGNAVKIRAEDGRFVQNVDISSFINNLPGGQNTKQFSTQNASGSTSQAANIIEAIEAGAKLLLLDEDTSATNFMIRDARMQRLVHKEKEPITPFIDRVRQLYDELGISTIIVVGGSGDYFDVADTVILMDEYVPREVTQQAKFIAGDLSTQRVAETKGNLNISVERVPLGSSFEIKGHKEKVKSKGTLSILYGYNEIDLQSVEQLVDSNQTTAIALMIRYIRAKYVNGKDTLDEILNKAYDDIHRYGLDIISPYHSQHPGDYSMPRIQETFAAINRLRTLKILHRQ comes from the coding sequence ATGTTAACCCGTCAGGATTTGGTTAAAACGCTTAATAGGATTGATGGAAAAGGCTACGGCGCTTATAAGGATTTAGCAGGAGAATATAAATTTGACAACTTTATTCTGTTTATCGACCATGTGCAAAGCGACCCTTTTGCACCCCCTTCAAGAATTAGAATCCGTGTTGATATGGGTGTGGCACAAATACCGAAAGAACTATTTGGAACCAAAATTCGTAAAATTGGCTTGGAGGATTATTTTACAAGAGAAATTACTTCTGCAATACGTAAAATATCATCCGGAATAACGGGGACAGGAAAAAGCGGGCTCATTGCGATCATGCAGTGCGGCCAGGAAATCTTGGAAAGAACTTCGGTTATTATTAATGAAAAATTTATTGAAGCAAGGTTAAGTATTGGACTGCCCGCACGGGGACGGACTGTGATGGGGAAGGAAGCAGAAAAGATATTTTGCAGTCAAATTCCCGGCATTGTATCCGGTTCGATGCTTTTCAAAAATATCAACGGGGAAAAGGCCAGGAGACAGGTAGAATTAATTGAAGATCAGGAATATCTTAGAAGACAACTATTAGAAAAAGAATTGGTAGCATTCATAGCCAATCAATCCATACTGCCCAGGGAGAGCGGGATAAGTAATAAACCCTTAAGAAATGACAGTATTGTCCCCTTTGAATCTCCAAAGGAATTGGAAGTCAGTTTTGAATTGCCTAATCATGGGCCTATCAGTGGTATGGGTATAAAGCAAGGAGTTACCTTGATAGTTGGTGGAGGTTATCATGGGAAATCGACGCTATTAAAATCCATAGAACGGGGAGTATATAACCATATTGAAGGTGATGGCAGGGAGTATGTTATTACTGTAGGAAATGCTGTTAAAATTCGTGCCGAAGATGGACGGTTTGTTCAAAACGTTGACATTAGTTCCTTTATCAATAACCTTCCCGGGGGGCAGAATACAAAGCAGTTTTCCACACAAAACGCCAGCGGCAGCACTTCACAGGCAGCAAATATTATAGAAGCCATAGAAGCAGGAGCGAAATTATTGCTTTTAGATGAAGATACATCTGCAACCAACTTTATGATCAGGGATGCACGCATGCAAAGACTGGTCCATAAAGAAAAGGAACCTATTACACCATTTATCGATAGGGTCAGGCAATTATACGATGAGCTGGGAATATCCACTATTATTGTTGTTGGAGGGTCGGGAGATTACTTCGATGTAGCAGATACGGTAATCCTGATGGATGAATATGTACCCAGAGAAGTAACCCAACAAGCGAAGTTTATTGCCGGAGACCTATCTACCCAAAGAGTGGCTGAAACTAAAGGAAACTTGAATATCTCTGTAGAGAGGGTTCCTCTTGGCAGCAGTTTTGAAATAAAAGGCCACAAGGAAAAAGTTAAATCAAAGGGGACCTTATCCATTCTTTACGGGTATAATGAAATTGATTTACAGTCTGTTGAGCAGTTGGTAGATAGTAATCAGACCACTGCAATCGCTTTAATGATTAGGTATATCAGGGCTAAATATGTTAATGGTAAAGATACTTTGGATGAGATACTTAATAAGGCGTATGACGATATTCATCGATATGGTCTTGATATTATCTCTCCTTATCATTCACAGCATCCCGGTGACTATTCAATGCCCAGGATACAAGAAACTTTTGCAGCAATAAACCGGCTTCGGACACTCAAAATACTGCACAGGCAATAA
- a CDS encoding 2-oxoacid:acceptor oxidoreductase family protein produces the protein MNNSQEIILAGFGGQGIMFAGKLIASAGMLAGKEVSWLPSYGPEMRGGTANCHVIVSDQQVGSPIINNPTTLIVMNRPSLDKFENTVTSGGIIIIDSSLVNRSIARTDVKGIEVPATQMAVDMGEGKLANMVLVGKFIKETGIISMDILKEALKKVVSARKQELLDINIKALELGYNY, from the coding sequence ATGAATAATTCTCAAGAAATAATACTGGCCGGCTTCGGTGGACAAGGCATAATGTTTGCCGGAAAGCTTATTGCGTCTGCGGGTATGTTAGCGGGTAAAGAGGTTTCATGGCTCCCATCCTATGGACCGGAGATGAGAGGCGGAACAGCAAACTGTCATGTAATCGTATCAGACCAGCAGGTTGGCTCGCCAATTATTAACAACCCAACCACATTAATTGTCATGAACAGGCCTTCACTAGATAAATTTGAGAACACCGTAACTTCAGGCGGTATAATCATTATTGACAGTTCATTGGTAAATCGAAGCATTGCCCGTACAGATGTAAAAGGAATAGAAGTCCCTGCTACTCAAATGGCAGTAGATATGGGAGAAGGAAAACTGGCAAATATGGTTTTAGTAGGTAAATTCATAAAAGAAACCGGAATAATATCCATGGATATTTTGAAAGAAGCTTTGAAAAAAGTTGTTTCTGCAAGAAAACAAGAACTTCTGGATATAAATATAAAGGCATTGGAATTAGGGTATAATTACTAA
- a CDS encoding thiamine pyrophosphate-dependent enzyme, whose translation MKKVFEKPKAMCDVPFHYCPGCTHGIIHRLVAEVLDELGVQGRTIGVASVGCSVFSYNYFDCDMQQAAHGRAPAVATGIKRVHPDSVVFTYQGDGDLAAIGTAEMVHAAARGEKITIIFVNNAIYGMTGGQMAPTTLVGQVTQTSPYGRNAEIQGYPIKVSEMLSTLEGAAYISRVSVDNVKNINAAKKAIKKAFETQIEGKGFSLVEVLSTCPTNWGLSPVESLDWLRANMMPYYPLGVYKEK comes from the coding sequence ATGAAAAAAGTATTTGAAAAGCCTAAAGCTATGTGTGATGTTCCTTTCCACTACTGCCCCGGATGTACCCATGGGATTATTCATCGTTTGGTAGCTGAAGTGCTTGATGAGTTAGGTGTTCAGGGCAGGACAATTGGAGTTGCATCAGTAGGATGTTCCGTTTTCAGTTATAATTATTTTGATTGCGACATGCAGCAGGCTGCACACGGAAGGGCTCCTGCAGTCGCAACTGGAATTAAAAGAGTTCATCCTGACAGTGTTGTATTTACTTATCAGGGAGACGGAGACCTGGCTGCAATCGGTACAGCGGAGATGGTACACGCTGCTGCTCGGGGGGAAAAGATTACAATTATCTTTGTGAATAATGCTATTTATGGAATGACTGGGGGGCAAATGGCACCTACTACTCTTGTTGGACAAGTTACCCAGACCTCTCCCTACGGCAGAAACGCTGAAATTCAAGGGTATCCTATAAAAGTATCTGAAATGCTGTCTACTCTTGAAGGTGCTGCTTATATCTCAAGAGTTTCAGTGGATAATGTAAAGAATATTAACGCTGCTAAAAAAGCGATTAAAAAGGCATTCGAAACACAAATAGAAGGAAAAGGATTTTCTTTGGTTGAGGTTTTATCCACATGTCCAACCAACTGGGGACTATCACCCGTCGAATCATTGGATTGGTTAAGGGCAAATATGATGCCTTATTATCCTTTGGGAGTTTATAAAGAAAAATAA
- a CDS encoding 3-methyl-2-oxobutanoate dehydrogenase subunit VorB, producing the protein MSDKVLMKGNEAIAEAAIQAGCRYFFGYPITPQNEIPAYMSKRMPKVGGVYLQAESEVAAINMVYGAAGAGARVMTSSSSPGISLKQEGISYIAGSDLPCVIVNIVRGGPGLGGIQPAQSDYFQAVKGGAHGDYYLVVLAPSSIQEAVDLTMEAFDIADMYRTPVMVIGDGMLGQMMEPVQFKDYKGRNLPPKDWATTGTKEERRKNVINSLYIDPQELEIMNLKRFERYKQIQLNEVKYEMVDCEDADVVLVAYGTTARVAKSAMKSARAEGFKVGLIRPITLWPFPVEAFQKAAQTAKAFLTVEMSMGQMVEDVRLAVNGAKPVYFYGRTGGMVPTPAAIIEEIKKISGGEK; encoded by the coding sequence ATGTCAGATAAAGTATTAATGAAAGGTAATGAAGCTATCGCAGAAGCAGCTATTCAAGCTGGTTGCAGATATTTCTTCGGGTATCCAATTACCCCTCAAAACGAGATTCCCGCATATATGTCAAAAAGAATGCCTAAGGTTGGCGGAGTGTATTTGCAAGCAGAGAGCGAAGTAGCAGCTATCAATATGGTATATGGAGCTGCCGGAGCCGGAGCAAGGGTTATGACCTCTTCTTCCAGCCCCGGTATAAGTTTGAAGCAGGAAGGGATTTCCTACATTGCGGGAAGTGACCTCCCCTGCGTTATCGTTAATATTGTTAGAGGAGGTCCGGGGCTGGGCGGAATTCAACCTGCCCAATCCGATTATTTCCAGGCTGTCAAAGGTGGTGCGCATGGAGATTATTATCTGGTTGTGCTGGCACCTAGCTCTATCCAGGAAGCTGTCGACTTAACGATGGAAGCTTTCGATATTGCAGATATGTACAGGACTCCTGTTATGGTAATAGGAGACGGCATGCTTGGACAAATGATGGAACCTGTCCAGTTTAAAGATTATAAAGGAAGGAATCTACCTCCAAAAGACTGGGCAACCACTGGAACAAAAGAAGAAAGAAGAAAAAATGTTATCAATTCTTTATACATTGACCCTCAGGAATTAGAAATTATGAATCTAAAGAGGTTCGAACGCTATAAACAGATTCAGTTAAATGAAGTAAAATATGAAATGGTTGACTGCGAAGATGCAGATGTTGTCCTGGTTGCTTACGGTACTACAGCAAGAGTAGCAAAGTCTGCTATGAAGAGTGCACGAGCTGAAGGGTTTAAAGTAGGTCTTATTCGTCCTATTACTCTCTGGCCGTTTCCGGTGGAAGCATTCCAAAAGGCTGCGCAGACAGCCAAGGCCTTTTTAACCGTAGAGATGAGTATGGGACAGATGGTAGAAGACGTAAGACTTGCAGTGAATGGTGCAAAGCCTGTATATTTCTACGGCAGGACAGGTGGAATGGTTCCTACACCTGCCGCAATTATTGAAGAAATAAAAAAAATATCCGGGGGTGAAAAATAA
- a CDS encoding 4Fe-4S dicluster domain-containing protein, translating to MARVIFNEDRCKGCELCTTVCPKKIVVMATDRINVKGFHPAQVIEQDKCIGCAFCATMCPDVVIEIEK from the coding sequence ATGGCAAGAGTGATTTTTAATGAAGACAGATGTAAAGGTTGTGAATTGTGTACTACAGTATGTCCTAAAAAGATTGTGGTGATGGCAACTGATAGAATTAATGTAAAGGGATTTCATCCTGCTCAGGTAATTGAACAGGATAAATGCATTGGATGTGCTTTTTGCGCTACAATGTGTCCTGATGTTGTAATAGAAATAGAGAAGTAA